In the genome of Aspergillus flavus chromosome 8, complete sequence, one region contains:
- a CDS encoding fungal-specific transcription factor domain protein, whose translation MVTTQNISRQRPGSACEECRRRKVRCDRRRPQCQVCFETGIDCKISTTRLPRGPRKGQLRTLRTRIAALERCLADQHPGINQQMAGLFDGSGVECDSEEDPLRERATLPEQVPEICSDDQQGGGSPRSPDPQTRPCGLVSDLMRADLDQLYFDRVHPSAPILQRWRYQVWAKQPRKSEAQVCLQYAMWTVAASLSAHFQSLRDTLYHETRRMLDAIDLRSPISGILAVEQAQAWVLVAIYEYMQLSPQQAWMSAGRCCRLVLGMRLYEIDDPNSPVTMAREHEPNLVDWTGLEEQRRTFWMAYSLDRFISFHNALPYTLNEELIATRLPTSEEDFQAGHPAATQFLPEVMAGYSSSDSSNVQSSFSQCVILATLCGRALSHKQKSAMEQINGELGDGLWTRHQWLHEMLTYRIQVLSVLAQVDPMLIFARLVAQTLVLFLHSVLEAITWKTGEHLLGMFEYERLCVMAAHEVVNLVKLQAQLGYFKVHPLTPIPIMMCTEFFTAHPYLDGSFDIMLQELLECLQDLDHVKNPSQSPRISV comes from the exons ATGGTGACCACGCAGAATATTTCCCGTCAACGACCTGGTTCCGCCTGCGAGGAATGTCGTCGACGTAAGGTCCGATGTGACCGTCGACGTCCACAATGCCAAGTGTGCTTCGAGACTGGGATCGACTGTAAGATAAGCACCACGAGACTTCCAAGGGGGCCGCGGAAGGGCCAACTGCGGACATTGCGAACACGAATTG CTGCCCTTGAGCGTTGCCTGGCCGATCAGCATCCGGGGATCAATCAGCAAATGGCGGGGTTGTTTGATGGTTCTGGAGTTGAGTGCGActctgaagaagatcctctCCGTGAAAGAGCTACACTTCCTGAACAAGTTCCCGAAATATGTTCCGATGATCAGCAAGGAGGTGGGTCGCCACGATCCCCCGATCCTCAGACGCGACCATGTGGACTAGTCTCCGATCTGATGCGCGCAGATCT AGACCAGTTATACTTTGATCGTGTGCATCCCTCTGCTCCTATCCTGCAGCGCTGGCGCTATCAGGTATGGGCGAAACAGCCCAGAAAGAGCGAAGCTCAAGTGTGCCTACAGTATGCCATGTGGACGGTGGCTGCTTCCTTGTCGGCCCACTTTCAATCTCTCCGAGACACCCTCTATCACGAAACGCGCCGAATGTTGGATGCAATAGACTTGCGAAGCCCCATTAGCGGGATCCTAGCAGTGGAGCAAGCCCAGGCATGGGTGTTAGTTGCTATCTATGAGTATATGCAGCTGTCGCCCCAGCAGGCATGGATGAGTGCCGGTAGATGTTGTCGGCTGGTCTTGGGTATGCGGCTATATGAGATAGATGATCCTAATAGCCCGGTAACAATGGCTCGAGAGCATGAACCGAACTTAGTGGATTGGACCGGGCTGGAGGAGCAAAGGCGAACTTTTTGGATGGCGTATTCACTGGACCGGTTTATCAGCTTCCACAACGCGCTGCCATATACCTTAAATGAAGAGCTG ATCGCGACTCGACTGCCAACATCGGAGGAAGACTTTCAAGCTGGCCATCCTGCAGCAACTCAGTTTCTACCGGAAGTGATGGCGGGCTATTCGAGCAGCGATAGTTCTAACGTCCAATCATCCTTTAGTCAATGCGTCATCTTAGCCACCTTATGTGGCCGAGCACTCTCACACAAACAAAAGTCGGCTATGGAGCAGATCAATGGAGAACTGGGTGATGGACTGTGGACTCGACATCAATGGTTGCACGAAATGCTCACCTATCGAATCCAGGTGCTCTCCGTCTTAGCACAAGTGGACCCAATGCTCATTTTTGCGAGGCTCGTAGCGCAAActttggttctttttctacaTAGTGTACTGGAGGCGATAACATGGAAGACAGGCGAGCATTTGCTAGGTATGTTCGAGTACGAGCGCCTTTGCGTGATGGCCGCGCACGAAGTTGTCAACCTAGTGAAGCTACAGGCCCAATTAGGATATTTCAAG GTGCATCCATTGACCCCAATTCCGATCATGATGTGTACTGAATTTTTCACGGCACATCCTTATCTTGACGGCTCCTTCGATATCATGCTACAGGAACTGCTTGAGTGCCTGCAGGATTTGGACCACGTGAAGAATCCGAGCCAGAGCCCTAGGATATCTGTTTAG